Proteins encoded by one window of Emys orbicularis isolate rEmyOrb1 chromosome 15, rEmyOrb1.hap1, whole genome shotgun sequence:
- the LOC135889420 gene encoding transmembrane protein 45B-like, which translates to MSSFKGNALRGTFFLVFGLGWSVKYPLKYLSRTLNADSQASRWIQKLDILEGAAKAFLAVAGMLAEQFVPDGPHMGLYSGETYSWEKLTNWQYTTMYLFYGLSGIVDVLSYSPLKLSLGLDRLLLSVAMFTEGFLFCFHDYNNTALDQHLHSLLLIAIFGGALCALMEVFLRDHTILEFFRTSFFILQGSWFWQIGFVLSPPWGGPGWDQTDRGNFKFLTMCFFWHYAAALLITAANSVFSYWYRKACQANFGNIDVELDCGFCLRKTNQSPEPVLLPEDGLDEK; encoded by the exons ATGTCAAGCTTCAAAGGCAATGCCCTTAGGGGCACTTTCTTCCTGGTCTTCGGGCTCGGTTGGTCTGTGAAATACCCACTGAAATATCTGAGCCGGACGCTGAATGCAGACAGTCAGGCAAGTCGCTGGATCCAGAAACTGGATATCCTCGAAGGGGCAGCCAAAGCTTTCCTTGCTGTAGCAG GGATGCTGGCTGAGCAGTTCGTCCCCGACGGCCCCCACATGGGTCTCTACAGTGGAGAGACCTACAGCTGGGAGAAGCTGACTAACTGGCAGTACACGACCATGTACCTCTTTTATGGCCTCTCGGGCATTGTGGATGTTCTCTCCTATTCCCCGCTCAAGCTGTCTCTGGGACTGGATCGCCTCTTGCTGTCCGTGGCTATGTTTACTGAAG GTTTCCTGTTCTGTTTCCATGACTACAATAATACCGCTCTGGATCAGCACCTCCACTCCTTGCTGCTCATCGCTATATTTGGTGGAGCCCTTTGCGCCCTGATGGAAGTGTTCCTGCGGGATCACACCATCCTGGAGTTCTTCAGAACCAGTTTCTTCATCCTCCAGGGATCTTGGTTCTGGCAG ATTGGGTTTGTGCTGTCCCCACCATGGGGAGGGCCAGGCTGGGACCAGACTGACCGTGGAAACTTCAAGTTCCTCACCATGTGCTTCTTCTGGCATTACGCAGCTGCTCTTCTCATCACAGCAGCCAACTCTGTTTTTTCTTATTG gtaCAGAAAGGCATGTCAGGCAAACTTTGGAAATATCGATGTCGAACTCGACTGTGGGTTTTGTTTACGGAAAACCAACCAAAGCCCTGAACCTGTCCTTCTCCCAGAGGACGGGTTGGATGAAAAGTGA
- the LOC135889415 gene encoding transmembrane protein 45B-like, with protein MANFKGHALPGSFFLLFGLWWSVKYPLRYFNEKVNKKSHRNHCYQRLDVIEGAAKIIFAMIGMLAEQFVPDGPHLYLYSGEERSWVKLMNWQHTTMYLFYGLSGVVDVLTYSPLKVPLGLDRLMLSVAVFVEGFLFYYHVLHRPMLDKHIHSLLLIAVFGGAFSILLEVFLRDNIVLELFRASLAILQGTWFWQIGFVLFPPWGGPAWNEDDHDNIMFVTMCFFWHYAAALLIMIANYMLTFCCIRRCKKDTGEIDIGLGVRKQESDKSSHVALLNGSDEE; from the exons ATGGCAAATTTCAAAGGTCATGCTCTCCCAGGCAGCTTCTTCCTGCTCTTTGGCCTCTGGTGGTCTGTGAAATACCCCCTGAGGTACTTCAACGAGAAGGTGAATAAAAAGTCCCATAGAAACCACTGTTACCAACGCTTGGATGTCATTGAAGGAGCAGCCAAAATCATCTTTGCCATGATAG GGATGCTGGCTGAGCAGTTTGTCCCCGATGGCCCCCACTTGTATCTCTACAGTGGTGAGGAACGCAGCTGGGTGAAGTTGATGAACTGGCAGCACACGACCATGTACCTGTTCTATGGACTCTCAGGCGTGGTGGATGTGCTCACTTACTCCCCGCTCAAGGTGCCCCTGGGACTGGATCGCCTCATGCTGTCTGTGGCTGTGTTTGTTGAAG GTTTTCTCTTTTATTATCACGTCCTTCACCGCCCCATGCTAGATAAGCACATCCACTCCCTGCTGCTCATCGCCGTGTTCGGTGGGGCCTTCAGCATCCTGCTGGAAGTCTTCCTCCGTGACAACATTGTCTTGGAGCTCTTCAGGGCTAGCCTCGCCATCCTGCAGGGAACCTGGTTCTGGCAG ATTGGGTTTGTGCTGTTCCCACCCTGGGGAGGCCCAGCCTGGAATGAGGATGACCATGACAATATCATGTTTGTCACCATGTGCTTCTTCTGGCACTACGCGGCTGCTCTTCTCATCATGATTGCCAACTACATGCTCACTTTCTG CTGCATCCGAAGATGTAAGAAAGACACTGGAGAAATAGATATTGGACTTGGGGTTCGGAAGCAGGAAAGTGACAAAAGCTCCCATGTTGCCCTCTTAAATGGATCGGATGAGGAATGA